The proteins below come from a single Miscanthus floridulus cultivar M001 chromosome 1, ASM1932011v1, whole genome shotgun sequence genomic window:
- the LOC136450774 gene encoding basic transcription factor 3-like isoform X2: MASLTLTCAMRGDREGPSGHRRKKKAVHKTTTTDDKRLQSTLKRIGVNTIPGIEEVNIFKDDVVIQFQNPKVQASIPANTWVVSGVPQTKSLQDLLPSIINQLGPDNLDNLKRLAEHFQKQVPGAEASAGAAAQDDDDVPELVPGETFEEAAEEKVPEPEPEEKKES; encoded by the exons atggcaagccttaccctcacctgtgcaatgcgaggagaccgcgagggaccttccggtcacaggcg gaagaagaaggcaGTTCACAAGACCACAACCACCGATGACAAGCGGCTTCAGAGCACGTTGAAAAGAATTGGAGTGAACACTATTCCTGGTATTGaggaggtcaacatcttcaaggatgatgTTGTTATCCAATTTCAGAACCCCAAAG TGCAAGCATCCATTCCTGCAAATACATGGGTAGTCAGTGGAGTACCCCAGACAAAGA GTCTGCAAGACCTTCTGCCATCAATTATCAACCAACTGG GCCCTGATAACCTGGACAACCTTAAGAGGCTTGCTGAGCATTTCCAGAAGCAGGTACCTGGCGCTGAAGCTAGCGCCGGTGCAGCTGCACAGGATGATGACGATGTCCCTGAGCTTGTCCCAGGAGAGACATTTGAGGAGGCTGCAGAAGAGAAGGTGCCTGAACCAGAACCGGAAGAGAAGAAAGAATCGTAA
- the LOC136450774 gene encoding basic transcription factor 3-like isoform X1, with the protein MNVEKLKKMAGAVRTGGKGSMRRKKKAVHKTTTTDDKRLQSTLKRIGVNTIPGIEEVNIFKDDVVIQFQNPKVQASIPANTWVVSGVPQTKSLQDLLPSIINQLGPDNLDNLKRLAEHFQKQVPGAEASAGAAAQDDDDVPELVPGETFEEAAEEKVPEPEPEEKKES; encoded by the exons ATGAATgtggagaagctcaagaagatggcGGGTGCTGTGCGCACAGGAGGAAAGGGCAGCATGCGCAG gaagaagaaggcaGTTCACAAGACCACAACCACCGATGACAAGCGGCTTCAGAGCACGTTGAAAAGAATTGGAGTGAACACTATTCCTGGTATTGaggaggtcaacatcttcaaggatgatgTTGTTATCCAATTTCAGAACCCCAAAG TGCAAGCATCCATTCCTGCAAATACATGGGTAGTCAGTGGAGTACCCCAGACAAAGA GTCTGCAAGACCTTCTGCCATCAATTATCAACCAACTGG GCCCTGATAACCTGGACAACCTTAAGAGGCTTGCTGAGCATTTCCAGAAGCAGGTACCTGGCGCTGAAGCTAGCGCCGGTGCAGCTGCACAGGATGATGACGATGTCCCTGAGCTTGTCCCAGGAGAGACATTTGAGGAGGCTGCAGAAGAGAAGGTGCCTGAACCAGAACCGGAAGAGAAGAAAGAATCGTAA
- the LOC136450770 gene encoding homeobox-leucine zipper protein HOX10 produces the protein MAAAVAMRGGSSDSGGFDKVPGMDSGKYVRYTPEQVEVLERLYIDCPKPSSSRRQQLLRECPILSNIEPKQIKVWFQNRRCRDKQRKESSRLQAVNRKLTAMNKLLMEENERLQKQVSQLVHENAHMRQQLQNTSLANDTSCESNVTTPPNPIRDASNPSGLLAIAEETFTEFLSKATGTAIDWVQMPGMKPGPDSVGIVAISHGCRGVAARACGLVNLEPTKVIEILKDRPSWFRDCRSLEVFTMFPAGNGGTVELIYMQMYAPTTLVPARDFWTLRYTTTMEDGSLVVCERSLSGSGGGPNAASAQQFVRAEMLPSGYLVRPCEGGGSIVHIVDHLDLEAWSVPEVLRPLYESSRVVAQKMTTVALRHLRQIAQETSGEVVYALGRQPAVLRTFSQRLSRGFNDAISGFNDDGWSVMGGDGIEDVVVACNSTKKIRNNSNAGITFGAPGGIICAKASMLLQSVPPAVLVRFLREHRSEWADYNIDAYLASSLKTSACSLPGLRPLRFSGGQMIMPLAHTVENEEILEVVRLEGQPLTHDEALLSRDIHLLQLCTGIDEKSVGSSFQLVFAPIDEHFPDDASLISSGFRVIPLDMKTDGVSSGRTLDLASSLDVGSAAPQASGDASPDDCNLRSVLTIAFQFPYEMHLQDSVATMARQYVRSVVSAVQRVSMAISPSQSGLNAGQRMLSGFPEAATLARWVCQSYHYHLGVELLNQSDEAGEALLKMLWHHPDAVLCCSFKEKPMFTFANKAGLDMLETSLIALQDLTLDKIFDESRRKAMFSDISKLMEQGYAYLPSGVCMSGMGRHVSFDQAVAWKVLGEDSNVHCLAFCFVNWSFV, from the exons ATGGCTGCAGCGGTGGCGATGCGAGGGGGAAGCAGCGACAGCGGAGGATTTGATAAGGTTCCCGGGATGGACTCGGGGAAATATGTGCGCTACACCCCGGAGCAAGTTGAGGTGCTCGAGCGGCTCTACATCGATTGCCCCAAGCCAAGCTCCTCACGGCGGCAGCAACTGCTGCGCGAGTGTCCTATACTCTCCAACATTGAGCCAAAGCAGATCAAAGTCTGGTTCCAGAACCGAAG GTGCCGTGATAAGCAGCGGAAGGAGTCTTCGCGGCTTCAGGCTGTGAACAGAAAGCTGACGGCAATGAACAAGCTTCTTATGGAAGAGAATGAGCGTCTTCAGAAGCAAGTCTCTCAGTTGGTTCATGAAAATGCGCACATGCGGCAGCAGCTGCAGAAT ACTTCATTGGCCAATGATACAAGCTGTGAATCAAATGTCACTACCCCTCCAAACCCTATAAGGGATGCAAGTAACCCTTCTGG ACTCCTTGCGATTGCAGAGGAGACCTTCACAGAGTTCCTCTCAAAGGCTACTGGGACAGCTATTGATTGGGTCCAGATGCCTGGGATGAAG CCTGGTCCGGATTCGGTTGGTATCGTGGCCATTTCGCATGGTTGCCGTGGTGTTGCTGCCCGCGCCTGTGGTTTGGTGAATCTAGAACCAACAAAA GTCATAGAGATCTTGAAAGATCGTCCCTCTTGGTTCCGTGATTGTCGAAGTCTTGAAGTGTTTACAATGTTTCCAGCTGGAAATGGGGGAACAGTTGAACTTATTTACATGCAG ATGTATGCCCCAACAACTTTAGTCCCTGCACGTGATTTTTGGACGTTACGATACACGACAACAATGGAAGATGGTAGCCTTGTG GTCTGTGAGAGATCCTTGAGTGGTTCTGGAGGCGGTCCAAATGCAGCCTCTGCACAGCAATTTGTTAGGGCTGAAATGCTTCCAAGTGGGTATTTAGTTCGCCCATGCGAAGGTGGAGGTTCGATTGTGCATATAGTGGACCATCTAGATCTTGAG GCATGGAGTGTTCCTGAAGTGCTTCGACCGCTGTATGAGTCTTCTAGAGTAGTTGCTCAGAAAATGACTACAGTG GCACTGCGCCACCTTAGACAAATTGCTCAAGAAACAAGTGGAGAAGTAGTATACGCCTTGGGAAGGCAACCTGCAGTACTACGGACCTTTAGTCAAAGACTAAGCAG GGGTTTTAATGATGCCATTAGTGGTTTCAATGATGATGGCTGGTCTGTAATGGGGGGAGATGGCATTGAAGACGTTGTTGTTGCTTGCAACTCAACCAAGAAAATTAGGAATAACAGCAATGCTGGGATTACATTTGGAGCCCCTGGAGGCATTATTTGTGCGAAGGCATCCATGTTACTGCAG AGTGTCCCACCAGCAGTACTGGTCCGATTTCTGAGGGAGCATAGATCTGAATGGGCCGATTACAATATTGATGCGTATTTGGCTTCATCACTGAAGACCAGTGCGTGCTCACTTCCTGGGTTGCGACCTTTGAGATTTTCTGGGGGGCAGATGATCATGCCACTTGCTCACACAGTGGAGAACGAGGAG ATTCTTGAAGTTGTCCGCCTTGAAGGACAACCTCTTACTCATGATGAAGCTCTTCTTTCAAGAGACATCCACCTTCTCCAG CTTTGCACTGGAATAGATGAGAAATCTGTGGGTTCCTCCTTCCAGCTTGTGTTTGCACCAATTGATGAGCACTTCCCGGATGATGCTTCATTGATTTCTTCTGGCTTTCGTGTTATACCACTTGATATGAAAACA GATGGTGTATCCTCTGGCAGGACGCTAGATTTGGCATCCAGTCTTGATGTGGGTTCCGCTGCACCCCAAGCCTCAGGGGATGCATCTCCAGATGACTGTAATTTGAGATCTGTGCTGACAATCGCCTTTCAATTCCCTTATGAGATGCACCTTCAGGACAGTGTTGCAACTATGGCCCGTCAATATGTTCGTAGTGTTGTTTCTGCTGTGCAAAGAGTGTCGATGGCTATATCTCCCTCCCAATCTGGTTTAAATGCTGGGCAGAGGATGCTTTCTGGCTTCCCTGAAGCTGCCACACTTGCTAGATGGGTTTGCCAGAGTTATCA CTACCATCTAGGTGTGGAATTACTTAATCAATCAGATGAAGCTGGCGAAGCATTGTTGAAAATGCTCTGGCATCATCCAGACGCTGTTCTGTGCTGCTCTTTTAAG GAGAAACCTATGTTTACGTTTGCAAACAAGGCAGGGCTTGACATGTTAGAAACATCTCTTATTGCCCTGCAAGACCTGACACTAGACAAGATTTTTGACGAGTCACGAAGGAAAGCAATGTTCTCAGATATCTCAAAACTAATGGAACAG GGCTACGCATACCTGCCGTCAGGTGTGTGCATGTCAGGAATGGGTCGCCATGTTTCTTTTGACCAAGCTGTGGCGTGGAAGGTGCTCGGTGAGGACAGCAACGTGCACTGCCTGGCTTTCTGCTTCGTCAACTGGTCCTTCGTGTAA